From the genome of Arthrobacter alpinus, one region includes:
- a CDS encoding DUF2797 domain-containing protein, with product MAETGHALALVRGVSWGPDGPLLSLTTDDGPSRLPLSAGLWLRFRVESGADVVARYCLGYSTVQGPVDSEHFPCPTGVAAERGYQCGSCFARDGFRFMHDFHRSGIAPAGLKAYMAQPHWLYVATFADGTTKVGTASQRSKWSRLAEQGAMTAQYVARANNGSVVRVLEDAVSKELGLTQLVRGTAKFASLLSPRPEAQLQSGNQAGAAVVRDFLHTLTLDGFSTCTETWERSAYANAVASTGQRIAYPQPLDSGGHGMRLHSMIGGYALVTVDNAEAAFLADLSALKGHKISFGAYTTAIPALQESLF from the coding sequence ATGGCTGAAACCGGGCATGCCCTCGCGTTAGTGCGGGGGGTGTCCTGGGGCCCCGATGGGCCGTTGCTGTCGCTGACAACCGACGACGGCCCGAGCCGCCTGCCGCTCTCGGCCGGCCTCTGGTTGCGGTTTCGGGTGGAGTCCGGGGCGGACGTTGTGGCGCGGTACTGTCTGGGGTACTCCACCGTTCAGGGGCCCGTCGACTCCGAGCACTTCCCCTGCCCCACGGGGGTGGCCGCGGAGCGCGGGTACCAGTGCGGTTCCTGCTTTGCCCGGGACGGCTTCCGGTTCATGCATGACTTTCATCGCAGCGGGATTGCCCCGGCCGGGCTGAAGGCGTACATGGCCCAACCGCACTGGCTGTATGTTGCCACCTTTGCCGACGGCACCACCAAAGTGGGCACCGCCTCCCAACGCAGCAAATGGAGCCGGCTAGCGGAGCAAGGTGCCATGACGGCCCAGTATGTGGCCAGGGCCAACAACGGTTCCGTGGTGCGTGTTCTCGAGGACGCGGTATCCAAGGAACTGGGGCTGACCCAGTTGGTCCGCGGCACCGCCAAGTTCGCCTCCCTCCTTTCACCCCGCCCCGAAGCACAACTTCAGTCCGGCAACCAGGCGGGCGCCGCCGTCGTACGGGATTTTCTTCACACACTGACCCTCGACGGTTTCTCAACGTGCACCGAAACCTGGGAACGCAGTGCCTACGCCAACGCTGTGGCAAGTACCGGGCAGCGGATCGCCTACCCGCAACCACTGGATTCGGGCGGACACGGCATGCGGCTGCATTCCATGATCGGCGGTTACGCGCTGGTGACGGTGGACAACGCCGAGGCCGCTTTCCTGGCCGACCTCTCTGCACTCAAGGGCCACAAGATCAGCTTCGGCGCCTACACCACCGCTATCCCGGCCCTACAAGAATCGCTGTTCTAG
- a CDS encoding HpcH/HpaI aldolase/citrate lyase family protein produces the protein MSSSVGTDATSKPARTRNIPAEIARSWLLVPATRPEIFDEAAGSRADAVVLDIEDAVDPKNKAAARGDVIDWLRNGGQAWVRINDVHSDFWADDVASLRNTPGLLGVMLAKTENAEQVKETYHRLDGKTRVLALVESAVGIEEANNIARAEGAFRLAFGSGDFRRDTGMAADREAMAYPRAKLVVASRVGNLPGPIDGPTVGTNHPILREQSAITVSMGMTGKLCLAIDQTNIINEVISPTPTDVAWATDFMDDFNARGGVIRDGSDLPRLGRAEKIMKLAVAYGVQPAV, from the coding sequence ATGTCTAGCTCCGTTGGCACTGACGCCACCTCAAAGCCCGCTCGTACGCGCAACATCCCTGCAGAGATCGCCAGGTCGTGGCTGTTGGTGCCCGCAACGCGTCCGGAAATCTTTGACGAGGCAGCAGGATCCCGGGCCGACGCCGTCGTGCTTGACATCGAAGACGCGGTCGACCCGAAGAACAAGGCAGCCGCGCGCGGTGACGTCATCGATTGGCTCCGCAACGGCGGCCAGGCCTGGGTGCGTATCAACGATGTCCACTCCGACTTCTGGGCCGACGACGTCGCCAGCCTGCGCAACACCCCCGGCCTGCTCGGCGTCATGCTCGCCAAGACCGAAAATGCGGAGCAAGTCAAGGAAACCTACCACCGCCTCGACGGCAAGACCCGTGTGCTGGCCCTGGTGGAATCCGCCGTCGGCATCGAGGAAGCTAACAACATCGCCCGCGCCGAGGGCGCGTTCCGCCTGGCCTTCGGCTCCGGTGACTTTCGCCGCGACACCGGCATGGCGGCGGACCGTGAAGCCATGGCGTACCCGCGTGCCAAGCTGGTGGTCGCCAGCCGCGTAGGTAACCTGCCCGGCCCCATCGACGGGCCCACGGTGGGAACTAACCACCCGATTCTGCGCGAACAGTCGGCCATCACCGTCTCCATGGGCATGACCGGGAAGCTGTGCCTGGCTATCGATCAGACCAACATCATCAACGAGGTCATCAGCCCCACACCCACCGACGTCGCCTGGGCGACCGACTTCATGGACGACTTCAACGCCCGCGGTGGCGTCATCCGCGACGGCTCCGACCTTCCCCGCCTAGGCCGGGCCGAGAAGATCATGAAGCTGGCCGTCGCCTACGGTGTCCAGCCGGCTGTTTAA
- a CDS encoding GNAT family N-acetyltransferase: MQTTTKHLLLARPQGGDLAGLHNICSDPRVWTHFPSLRHTTSGQTRTMLEQFVDKWDADGLGPWVVRLLGDPAVIGHGGCSVKGGVFWNLGYRLSPDVQGRGFATELSREAIAQATQRRPELPVVAYLLEHNAASARVAGKAGLDLVHRGPDKGNPDPKAIRLVYADRPLSPEQLAVILE, translated from the coding sequence ATGCAGACAACGACGAAACACCTTCTCCTGGCCCGTCCGCAGGGCGGCGACCTGGCCGGCCTGCACAACATCTGCAGTGATCCGCGGGTCTGGACCCATTTCCCCAGCCTCCGGCACACCACCAGCGGGCAGACCCGGACCATGCTGGAGCAGTTCGTGGACAAATGGGACGCTGACGGGCTGGGGCCCTGGGTTGTCCGGCTTCTAGGTGATCCTGCCGTCATCGGGCACGGCGGCTGCTCCGTCAAGGGAGGCGTCTTCTGGAACCTGGGGTACAGGCTGTCCCCGGACGTCCAAGGGCGCGGCTTCGCCACTGAACTTTCACGCGAGGCCATTGCGCAGGCGACGCAGCGCCGTCCCGAACTTCCGGTCGTGGCGTACCTGCTGGAACACAATGCGGCGTCCGCACGGGTGGCCGGCAAGGCTGGCCTGGACTTGGTCCATCGCGGCCCCGACAAAGGCAATCCCGATCCCAAAGCAATCCGCCTCGTTTATGCGGACAGGCCGTTGAGCCCAGAACAGCTGGCCGTCATCCTGGAATAG
- a CDS encoding Na+/H+ antiporter yields the protein MEQLALIVGLLFATVVAVGLGDKLRLPYPVLMLIMAGALTFIPGFPDLRIDPELILPIFLPPLLFATAQKSSWAVFRVRWRTIIMLAIALVVVSTAMVAGAAWMLIPGIGIPAALALGAMAAPPDPVAVESVAGRVHMPRRLITVLQSEGLFNDAAAIVIFQAAVASAMDGEQFGLGVVGKFVLGAVLAVVVGMLMGWVTGLITKLITSSVARSAVTLVVPFAAYILAEEVHASGVIAVVVTALEIKRHARAEDAAERITRAAFWDVVELLVTGLAFGLVGLEVREVINTEGPAIWGMLPAAISISVLVIVVRFLWFGLLALLSKKHDDDLPPTSLKDVIILTWCGMRGLATLALALALPTVLPSGEAFPARHEIIVIACAVLLTTLVLPGLTLPWLMRVLKATDNGVEEREAAKLLALRAQEAAIAALRDNEVIKNLPPEKLLLVKDRMKRLHAELLDGDLKEEGTDERRRRGRELAIAVQTIALDAARAEVLSARNEPESDPEVVDRVLRQLDLRTMIMPES from the coding sequence GTGGAACAACTTGCACTGATTGTTGGACTCCTCTTCGCCACTGTGGTTGCCGTCGGTTTGGGCGACAAGCTCCGGCTTCCCTACCCGGTGCTCATGCTCATCATGGCTGGCGCCCTGACGTTCATTCCGGGCTTCCCGGATCTGCGGATCGACCCCGAGCTGATCCTGCCCATCTTCTTGCCGCCGCTGCTCTTCGCCACGGCGCAGAAAAGCTCCTGGGCGGTCTTCCGGGTCCGGTGGCGCACCATCATCATGCTCGCCATTGCCTTGGTGGTGGTCTCCACGGCCATGGTGGCGGGCGCCGCCTGGATGTTGATCCCGGGCATCGGCATCCCCGCCGCACTAGCCTTGGGTGCCATGGCCGCCCCACCGGATCCGGTGGCCGTGGAGTCGGTCGCCGGCAGGGTCCACATGCCACGCCGGCTCATCACCGTCCTGCAAAGCGAGGGCTTGTTCAACGACGCTGCCGCCATCGTCATCTTCCAGGCCGCCGTCGCAAGTGCCATGGACGGTGAACAGTTTGGCCTGGGCGTGGTGGGCAAGTTTGTGCTCGGTGCGGTGCTCGCGGTGGTGGTGGGCATGCTGATGGGCTGGGTGACGGGGTTGATCACCAAGCTGATCACCTCCTCCGTTGCCCGCAGCGCAGTGACACTGGTGGTGCCATTCGCCGCCTACATCCTGGCCGAGGAAGTCCATGCCTCCGGCGTAATCGCAGTCGTCGTCACGGCTCTGGAGATCAAACGACACGCCCGTGCCGAGGACGCCGCCGAACGGATCACCCGGGCGGCGTTCTGGGATGTGGTGGAGCTGCTGGTCACCGGTCTCGCGTTCGGCCTGGTGGGACTTGAAGTACGCGAAGTTATCAACACCGAGGGTCCGGCCATTTGGGGCATGCTTCCGGCGGCGATCAGCATCAGTGTCCTGGTGATAGTGGTCAGGTTCCTCTGGTTTGGTCTGCTGGCCCTTCTCTCGAAGAAACACGACGACGACCTTCCGCCTACCAGCCTCAAGGACGTCATCATCTTGACCTGGTGCGGCATGCGCGGGCTTGCCACCTTGGCGTTGGCATTGGCGCTTCCCACCGTGCTTCCTTCCGGCGAGGCGTTCCCTGCACGGCACGAGATCATCGTCATCGCCTGTGCCGTGCTGCTGACCACACTGGTCCTTCCTGGCCTGACGCTACCGTGGCTCATGCGGGTGCTCAAAGCCACCGACAACGGGGTTGAGGAACGGGAAGCAGCAAAACTCCTGGCCCTTCGTGCCCAGGAGGCGGCGATTGCCGCCTTGCGCGACAACGAGGTCATCAAGAACCTGCCGCCGGAAAAGTTGTTGCTCGTCAAGGACAGGATGAAACGCCTGCACGCCGAACTACTGGACGGCGACCTGAAGGAGGAGGGCACCGACGAGCGCCGCCGTCGTGGCCGGGAACTGGCGATTGCCGTGCAAACCATAGCCTTAGACGCGGCCCGGGCCGAGGTCCTCAGTGCCCGCAACGAACCAGAGTCCGATCCCGAAGTGGTGGACAGGGTGTTGCGCCAGTTGGACCTGCGCACCATGATCATGCCGGAGAGCTAG
- a CDS encoding NAD(P)H-binding protein has product MSSILIIGGHGKIALLLAPLLREAGVEVTSLIRNAAHIDDVVAAGGTPVVHDVASSSVPELAELFAGHDAIVFSAGAGGGSPERTYAVDRDAAIHSMDAAVAAGVPRYVMVSYMGAGLNHGVPPEDSFFAYAEAKAAADAHLRGSALAWTILGPGALTLDPASGNITTTPEKSQSNTSRGNVALVAAAVLARPETIGRTIEFTDGDVPIDQALNP; this is encoded by the coding sequence ATGTCAAGTATTCTCATCATTGGCGGGCACGGAAAGATCGCGCTTCTACTGGCACCTTTGCTGCGCGAAGCAGGGGTGGAAGTGACCAGTCTGATCCGCAATGCCGCGCACATCGACGACGTTGTCGCGGCCGGGGGCACCCCTGTGGTGCACGACGTCGCATCCTCCTCGGTGCCCGAGCTCGCCGAACTCTTTGCCGGGCACGACGCCATCGTCTTCTCGGCGGGTGCAGGCGGCGGGAGCCCAGAGCGGACCTACGCGGTGGACAGAGACGCGGCCATTCACTCCATGGACGCGGCCGTGGCGGCCGGGGTACCCCGCTACGTGATGGTCTCCTATATGGGTGCCGGGCTCAACCACGGTGTACCGCCGGAGGACAGCTTCTTTGCCTACGCGGAGGCGAAGGCGGCCGCCGACGCCCACCTGCGCGGCAGCGCCCTAGCCTGGACCATCTTGGGCCCGGGCGCGCTCACCCTGGACCCGGCGTCGGGAAACATCACCACAACGCCGGAGAAGTCGCAAAGTAACACCTCCCGCGGCAATGTGGCCCTCGTGGCAGCCGCCGTCCTGGCCCGGCCCGAAACCATCGGGCGCACCATCGAGTTCACCGACGGTGACGTGCCCATTGATCAGGCGCTGAACCCGTAA
- a CDS encoding DEAD/DEAH box helicase, whose product MPENTTESTENASVSTEEVPELTFADLGIDGRVLSALSDVGYEKPSPIQAATIPLLLEGRDVVGLAQTGTGKTAAFAVPALSRMAELMDLNGPTKDTQILVLAPTRELALQVAEAFTSYAKHMDNFSVLPVYGGSAYGPQLAGLRRGAQVVVGTPGRVIDHLSKGSLDLSNLQYLVLDEADEMLRMGFAEDVEQILSKTPKEKQVALFSATMPGAIRRISKQYLNNPAEVTVKSKTTTGANTRQRYLQVMGPHKLDALTRVLEVEEFEGVIAFVRTKMATEDLADKLKSRGFQAAAINGDIPQQQRERTIEALRSGHIDILVATDVAARGLDVERITHVINYDIPHDTESYVHRIGRTGRAGRSGDAILFMTPREKYLLRAIEKATRQPVDQMHLPSAETINSLRLGKFAEKITETLASQDVAKFRDLIASYEQEHDVPASEIAAALAVMAQGGQPLLVNDLPAAPEYQKKERAKDGFGSRGPTRTLTEGNATYRIAVGRRQRVMPGSIVGAIANEGGLSSSQIGGIDIRADHTLVELPAELSKDQWRALSKTRISGELINLELDKGRRPTTGGAAPYQGGGERNDRGQGGFKKKFDGDRSGGYRGADRGADRGADRGAERGGFNSDRGQGHTGHGAGDRRPRHEGGQSFNSKGKW is encoded by the coding sequence ATGCCCGAAAATACTACCGAATCCACTGAGAACGCTTCCGTGTCCACGGAAGAAGTACCGGAACTTACTTTTGCCGACCTCGGCATTGACGGCCGCGTGCTGTCCGCCCTGAGTGATGTTGGCTACGAGAAGCCCTCACCCATCCAGGCCGCCACCATCCCGCTGCTGCTCGAAGGCCGCGACGTCGTTGGCCTCGCCCAGACCGGTACCGGCAAGACGGCAGCATTCGCCGTTCCTGCCCTGTCCCGCATGGCTGAGTTGATGGACCTCAACGGCCCCACCAAGGACACCCAGATCCTTGTCCTGGCACCGACCCGCGAGCTTGCGCTGCAGGTTGCCGAAGCTTTCACCTCCTACGCCAAGCACATGGACAACTTCAGCGTCCTGCCTGTCTACGGTGGCTCCGCTTACGGCCCTCAGCTGGCCGGCCTGCGCCGCGGCGCACAGGTTGTTGTCGGCACCCCCGGCCGCGTCATCGACCACCTGTCTAAGGGGTCGCTGGACCTCTCCAACCTGCAGTACCTGGTGTTGGATGAAGCCGATGAGATGCTGCGCATGGGCTTTGCCGAAGACGTTGAGCAGATCCTGTCCAAGACGCCGAAGGAAAAGCAGGTTGCCCTGTTCTCGGCCACGATGCCCGGCGCGATTCGCCGCATCTCCAAGCAGTACCTGAACAACCCGGCAGAAGTGACGGTCAAGTCCAAGACCACCACCGGCGCCAACACCCGCCAGCGATACCTGCAGGTCATGGGCCCGCACAAGCTCGACGCCCTGACCCGCGTGCTTGAAGTTGAAGAGTTCGAAGGCGTCATCGCGTTCGTGCGGACCAAGATGGCCACGGAAGACCTGGCTGACAAGCTGAAGTCGCGTGGATTCCAGGCTGCCGCCATCAACGGCGACATCCCGCAGCAGCAGCGCGAGCGCACCATTGAGGCACTTCGCAGCGGCCACATCGACATACTGGTGGCCACCGACGTCGCCGCCCGCGGTCTGGATGTTGAGCGGATCACCCACGTGATCAACTATGACATCCCGCACGACACCGAGTCCTATGTGCACCGCATCGGCCGCACGGGCCGTGCCGGCCGCTCCGGTGACGCAATCCTGTTCATGACACCGCGCGAGAAGTACCTGCTGCGCGCCATCGAGAAGGCCACCCGCCAGCCGGTTGACCAGATGCACCTGCCGTCTGCAGAGACCATCAACTCGCTGCGCCTTGGCAAGTTCGCTGAGAAGATCACCGAGACCTTGGCCAGCCAGGACGTTGCCAAGTTCCGCGACCTGATTGCCAGCTACGAGCAGGAGCACGACGTTCCGGCGTCGGAAATCGCCGCTGCCTTAGCAGTCATGGCCCAGGGCGGGCAGCCGCTGCTGGTCAACGACCTGCCTGCAGCCCCGGAATACCAGAAGAAGGAACGCGCCAAGGACGGCTTCGGCTCACGCGGCCCGACCCGCACCCTGACCGAAGGCAACGCCACCTACCGAATTGCTGTAGGCCGTCGCCAGCGTGTCATGCCTGGCTCCATCGTGGGCGCCATTGCCAACGAAGGCGGCCTGTCCTCCTCCCAGATCGGCGGCATTGACATCCGCGCCGACCACACCTTGGTGGAATTGCCGGCAGAGCTGAGCAAGGACCAGTGGCGTGCCCTGAGCAAGACCCGCATCAGCGGCGAGCTCATCAACCTCGAGCTGGACAAGGGCCGCCGCCCCACCACCGGTGGCGCGGCCCCGTACCAGGGTGGCGGAGAGCGTAACGACCGCGGCCAGGGCGGTTTCAAGAAGAAGTTCGACGGCGACCGCAGCGGCGGATATCGCGGTGCAGACCGCGGTGCGGACCGCGGTGCGGACCGCGGTGCAGAGCGCGGCGGCTTCAACAGCGACCGCGGCCAGGGCCACACCGGCCACGGTGCCGGCGACCGCCGTCCTCGCCACGAAGGCGGACAGAGCTTCAATAGCAAGGGCAAGTGGTAA
- a CDS encoding MOSC domain-containing protein, with the protein MTDLPAGSVLAVCRVHELHPDEGAVGVTAIDKRPIEGPVPVRPLGLYGDLQADRKNHGGLDQAIYAYAQEDADYWAAELGRDIQPGLFGENLRTRGIDTSGAVIGQRWRIGENVLLEVTSPRVPCATFARRMGEPRWVKRFTEVGRIGSYMRVLRKGKLQAGDAIEIEYTPDHGITVGKFFSNPTPADVHTLQELHAAGELQLSANYWPYFDRILAREQ; encoded by the coding sequence ATGACTGATTTACCCGCCGGCTCCGTCCTGGCTGTCTGCCGCGTCCACGAACTGCACCCCGATGAGGGTGCCGTGGGCGTGACCGCCATTGACAAGCGTCCCATCGAGGGGCCGGTCCCGGTGCGCCCGCTGGGCCTGTACGGTGACCTCCAGGCGGACCGGAAAAACCACGGCGGCCTGGACCAGGCAATCTACGCCTACGCCCAGGAGGATGCCGATTACTGGGCGGCGGAGCTGGGCCGGGACATCCAGCCGGGCCTCTTTGGTGAGAACCTGCGTACCCGTGGGATCGACACTTCCGGCGCCGTGATCGGGCAGCGCTGGAGGATCGGTGAAAACGTGCTGTTGGAGGTGACCTCGCCGCGTGTCCCGTGCGCCACGTTTGCCCGCCGTATGGGCGAGCCGCGCTGGGTGAAAAGGTTCACCGAGGTCGGACGGATTGGCAGCTATATGCGCGTGCTGCGCAAAGGGAAACTGCAGGCGGGGGACGCCATCGAGATTGAGTACACCCCTGACCACGGCATCACGGTGGGTAAGTTCTTCTCAAACCCCACGCCGGCGGACGTGCACACGCTGCAGGAGCTGCATGCCGCCGGGGAATTGCAACTGTCCGCGAACTATTGGCCTTACTTCGACCGGATCCTGGCCCGCGAACAGTAG
- a CDS encoding MFS transporter codes for MKSTAPPIGKARTVALISLFMASFMELLDATIVNVALPDIERALGAQNAELQWMVASYTLALAIGLITGSRLGDIYGRKKVFIIGLVVFTVASVLCGMAMNPEMLIASRALQGFASAAMIPQVLSSLQVMYKPSERAGAMAGFSALAGVAAVSGPILGAILTDANIFGWGWRTIFFVNIPVGIFAVICAVKFVPESKAPVRHKLDLSGVVVLAVGMLAILYPLTMGREENWPLWTFLMMGFGVLVLVGFVLLQWREERNGGEPLVAISLFKSRPFAAGIAMMFLFFIPMNGFFLIQTLFLQLGLEYPILKAGLTMIPFSVMVPVLAGISAAILAKKIGRVVLQLGPLVIAAGFVVLIFTVQAVGGTVTPWHLLAGLALSGAGFGMVVAPVGIFVLSEVPTKFAGSASGLFNTTSQLSGALGVAIIGTIFFNGLESSTATSKSTVFIDGFTSTMWMMAGGMVLAAIAASFLPRWASESDPGEDAPAERRAGVAGDWCHD; via the coding sequence ATGAAATCCACTGCTCCACCCATTGGCAAGGCACGCACCGTCGCCCTGATCTCCCTGTTCATGGCCTCGTTCATGGAACTGCTTGACGCCACGATCGTCAACGTGGCGCTGCCCGACATTGAACGTGCACTGGGCGCCCAGAACGCCGAGCTGCAGTGGATGGTGGCCTCCTACACGCTGGCCTTGGCCATAGGACTGATCACAGGATCCCGTTTAGGTGACATCTACGGGCGCAAAAAGGTCTTCATCATCGGCCTAGTGGTATTCACGGTGGCATCCGTGCTGTGCGGCATGGCCATGAACCCGGAAATGCTCATTGCCTCCCGTGCGCTGCAGGGCTTTGCCTCCGCCGCCATGATCCCCCAAGTGCTCTCCAGCTTGCAGGTCATGTACAAACCGTCCGAGCGAGCAGGTGCCATGGCCGGGTTCTCCGCCCTGGCAGGTGTTGCTGCCGTTTCCGGGCCCATTCTGGGTGCCATCTTGACCGACGCGAACATCTTCGGATGGGGCTGGCGCACCATCTTCTTTGTCAACATCCCCGTGGGCATCTTTGCCGTGATCTGCGCCGTCAAGTTCGTGCCGGAATCGAAAGCGCCGGTGCGGCACAAACTGGACTTGTCCGGCGTTGTGGTCCTGGCCGTGGGAATGTTGGCCATACTGTACCCGCTGACCATGGGCCGGGAGGAAAATTGGCCGCTGTGGACGTTCCTGATGATGGGGTTTGGTGTGCTGGTGCTTGTGGGCTTCGTGCTGTTGCAGTGGCGTGAGGAGAGGAACGGGGGCGAGCCGTTGGTGGCAATTTCCTTGTTCAAGAGCCGCCCCTTTGCCGCAGGTATTGCCATGATGTTCTTGTTCTTCATCCCCATGAACGGCTTCTTCTTGATCCAGACCCTGTTCCTGCAGCTGGGTCTGGAGTACCCGATCTTGAAGGCGGGGCTGACCATGATTCCGTTCTCTGTCATGGTGCCGGTCCTGGCAGGGATCTCCGCGGCCATCTTGGCCAAGAAGATTGGCCGCGTGGTGTTGCAGCTGGGGCCGCTGGTGATCGCTGCCGGCTTTGTGGTGCTGATCTTTACCGTTCAAGCAGTGGGTGGAACAGTGACCCCCTGGCACCTACTGGCCGGTCTTGCCCTCAGCGGGGCCGGTTTTGGCATGGTGGTGGCACCCGTGGGCATCTTTGTGCTCTCCGAGGTCCCCACCAAATTCGCCGGCAGCGCCTCCGGGCTGTTCAACACCACCAGCCAGCTCTCGGGAGCACTTGGCGTGGCGATCATCGGAACCATCTTCTTCAACGGCCTGGAATCCAGCACGGCCACCAGCAAGTCGACGGTGTTCATTGACGGATTCACCTCCACCATGTGGATGATGGCCGGCGGCATGGTGCTCGCGGCGATTGCGGCGTCGTTCCTGCCGCGGTGGGCCTCCGAATCTGACCCTGGCGAGGATGCTCCAGCGGAACGGCGTGCGGGTGTTGCCGGAGATTGGTGCCATGACTGA
- a CDS encoding PadR family transcriptional regulator: protein MTKRSSLALAVLALLEEAPMHPYRMQQLIALRGKDKVINVSQRASLYSTIERLSRDGMIRICEVERDGVRPERSVYEITDTGRATAYGWLTDMLSVPTRGFPDFYAALAHAPILTPEKLQELLASRRELVAAEVAGLLDEITHGSTCLPSILLLDAELLCRTRATELDFIDDVLAALETGTMTWTRESLAELTRANELPL from the coding sequence ATGACTAAACGGTCTTCCCTGGCTTTGGCCGTGCTTGCGCTGCTTGAAGAAGCGCCCATGCACCCTTACCGCATGCAACAGCTGATCGCCTTGCGCGGCAAGGACAAGGTCATCAATGTCAGCCAGCGTGCCAGCCTCTACAGCACCATCGAACGGCTGAGCCGTGACGGGATGATCCGCATTTGTGAGGTTGAGCGGGACGGGGTGCGTCCCGAACGCTCGGTGTATGAAATTACCGACACCGGACGCGCCACCGCCTACGGCTGGCTCACCGACATGCTGTCCGTTCCCACGCGCGGCTTTCCCGACTTCTATGCCGCCCTGGCCCACGCCCCTATCCTGACACCGGAAAAATTGCAGGAGTTGCTGGCAAGCCGCCGCGAGCTGGTGGCTGCAGAAGTGGCCGGGCTGCTGGATGAAATCACCCACGGCTCCACGTGCCTGCCAAGCATTCTCCTGCTGGATGCCGAACTCCTGTGCCGCACCCGCGCCACCGAGCTCGATTTCATCGACGACGTCCTCGCGGCGCTGGAGACCGGCACCATGACCTGGACCCGGGAATCTCTGGCCGAACTGACCCGCGCCAACGAGCTGCCCCTGTGA
- a CDS encoding response regulator: MTTVLIVDDEPQILRALQINLHAHGYIVVPAHNGTAALLAAQTHPIDVVVLDLGLPDMDGLEVIAGLRGWTDVPIIVLSARHGSHDKVQALDAGADDYVTKPFGLDELLARLRAASRRAGTTAAEPLVETAEFTVDLANKRVTRAGEPVRMTPTEWSVLELLVRNPGRLVSQQQILSEVWGPAYAKETHYLRVYMAQLRRKLEQDPANPVHLLTEAGMGYRFAP; this comes from the coding sequence GTGACCACCGTTTTAATCGTCGACGACGAACCACAGATCCTGCGGGCCCTGCAAATCAACTTGCACGCCCACGGCTACATCGTGGTGCCGGCGCACAACGGGACCGCGGCGTTACTGGCGGCCCAAACTCACCCGATCGACGTCGTCGTGCTGGATCTGGGGCTGCCGGATATGGACGGGCTTGAGGTGATTGCCGGGTTGCGTGGCTGGACCGACGTTCCCATCATCGTGCTTTCCGCCCGGCACGGCTCACACGACAAAGTTCAGGCGCTGGACGCCGGCGCTGACGACTACGTGACCAAGCCGTTTGGGCTGGACGAGCTGCTGGCCCGGCTGCGTGCGGCGTCACGGAGGGCTGGAACTACCGCGGCCGAACCGCTCGTGGAGACGGCGGAATTCACCGTGGACCTGGCCAACAAGCGGGTCACCCGCGCCGGGGAACCGGTGCGGATGACCCCCACCGAGTGGAGCGTGTTGGAGCTGCTGGTGCGCAATCCCGGCCGGCTGGTCAGCCAGCAGCAGATCCTCTCCGAGGTGTGGGGTCCGGCTTATGCCAAGGAAACCCACTACTTGCGCGTGTACATGGCTCAATTGCGGCGAAAGCTGGAGCAGGACCCCGCCAATCCCGTGCACCTGCTCACCGAGGCCGGCATGGGGTACCGTTTCGCCCCGTGA